The following DNA comes from Miscanthus floridulus cultivar M001 chromosome 5, ASM1932011v1, whole genome shotgun sequence.
CCGTACCTTATATTGACTTGCGGTTGAACACCTTTTTTTTGAGCAAAAGGAGGCTACGATTTTGTGCTTTGATTCAAGCACCAAATCAACGGTACACAAACACTAGGTTTGTGGTTTATTTTTGCTAGGCTCCGAAGCATCCATGTGGATCTACGACATTTACCCGGCCTATCGAAACTTGTTTTCTGCTAGACGAGTCTCTATAttttaaggaaaaaaaaaagaatcagcGGAGACGGTACACCATGAAAATGTATTTGGAATAATATCAATTCAATGAATGTACGTCAGTACATATAGGGTGGCTAATGAGCCAACCGCACAGGCGTGGTACAAACCACAAATCAAGGCTGCCTACTATAATTACAATAGACTAACACTCCCCCGCAGTTTGATCGGGAGCACAGCGAACATTCAGGCTGGACCGAAACTCTTGAAACAAGGAAGTAGGGAGGCCCTTGGTAAAGACGTCGGCGTGCTGGGATGTCGTAGGGACATGAAGGACCCAAACATGAATGAGGGCGACCCTCTCCCGAACAAAGTGGAGATCAATCTCAACATGCTTCGTCCGTTGATGTTGCACCGGGTTGCTGGAGAGATACACAGCACTGGTATTGTCACAGTAGACCAGGGTGGCACGACGAGGCGGGTGGTGAAGCTCATGGAGCAGCTGGCGTAGCCAAGTAGCTTCAGCAATACCATTAGCCACAGCTCGATATTCGGCCTCGGCACTGGACCGGGAGACCGTATGCTgacgcttggaggaccaagacaccaaGTTATCTCTGAGGAACACTGCGTAACCAGAAGTTGACCGGCGAGTGTCGAGCCAGCCAGCCCAGTCGGCATCCGTATAGACAACGAGCTCAGTAGGTGATGAACGGCGCACGGTCAAGCCAAGGGAGGCAGTGCCCCGTAGGTAGCGCAGAATCCGCTTAAGGGCAGCAAGGTGGGGTTCCCGTGGATCATGCATATAAAGGCAAATCTGCTGAACAGCAAAAGCAATGTCAGGACGGGTGAAAGTCAGATATTGAAGTGCACCAGCCAGGCTGCGGTACTGTGTGGAGTCAGCAACCGGAGGACCATCTGCAGACAATTTGGAGTGCAGGTCGACAGGGGTGCTGCAAGGCTTGCAAGCACTCATCCCGGCGCACTCCAAAATGTCCTGAGTGTACTGCCGCTGAGACAGGAACAACCCATTTGCATAACGTGTCACGGAGATGCCCAGAAAGTGATGAAGCTGGCCCGTGTCTGTCATAGCAAATTCACGCTGGAGAGCTGCAATAATATGTTGGAGAAATCCGGCAGATGAGGCGGTGAGaacaatgtcatccacatatagcAGCAAGCAGGCTGTATTTGTTCCTCGGCGATATATGAACAGGGAAGTATCTGACTTGGTCTCAACAAAGCCAAGGGACATGAGGTGAGAGGCGAATCTGTGATGCCAAGCACGAGGAGCCTGCTTCAAACCATATAGGGACTTGTTGAGCCGACAGACAAAATTTGGACGGGAGGAGTCAACAAAACCAGAAGGCTGCACATAGTACACCGTCTCAGTGAGAGTGCCAtgtaagaatgcattcttcacatcCAGCTGATGAATAGGCTAGTTCTGAGATAAAGCCAGAGAGAGTACCACCCGAACTGTCGTAGGCTTGACAACTGGACTAAAAGTCTCATCATAATCAATACCTACACACTGTGTGAAGCCCCAGagaacccagcgagccttgtaACAATCAAGGGAGCCATCTACTAGCAGCTTGTGACGGTAAATCCACTTGCCGGTCACAAGATTAACTCCAGGAGGTCGAGGAACAAGACTCCATGTGTCATTGGCCAGAAGGCCATCATACTCAGATTGCATAGCAAAGCGCTAATTGGGGTCTGACAGAGCATCACGAATAGAGCGTGGGAGAGGCGACATGGGCACAACATGGAGGTTGAGACGATCCACGGGCTGTGCGATGCCTGCCTTGCCGCGTGTGTGCATGGAGTGTGCATTGATGACCGAAGGGATGGCGATCGGCCGAATGGCAGCTGTACGGCCGGTTCCGCTGGCAACAACCTGTGCTCTAGCATCAGGGGCAGCAGGACCGATAGCACTGGGGGGCGCCGTGGGGGTGGTATCGCTGGCAGCGACCTGTGTGGGATGCACAGGCGCAGCAGCACCAGTCGGCACGGGCGACGACGTAGAGGGCGCACTGCTGGCAACAGCATGTCCGGGTTGCACAGGGGCAGCAGTGCCAGAGCCTGGTGACCATGGTCTAGGGCTCAGTGATACAGGTGCAGCCTCAGGTGCGGCTGCAGACTCATGTACGGGCAGAGCGCCATGCACAGCATGTGTCGTCGAAGTGATGGAGGGACCTGCATGCACAAAACGAGCTCCAGGGACTGAAGTGGTAAGATCATGATCATCAGTCAAGAAGTCCAGGGCGGAGGACGCCATGGGTGTGGTGGACATGTTGGAGAACGGAAAGAAGGATTCATCAAAAATGACATGTCGAGAAATAAGAATGCGGTTCGACTAGAGCTCAAGACATCGATAGCCTTTGTGGTCCGAGGAGTAGCCGAGAAAGACACATAAGGATGAACGAGGGGCGAGTTTGTGAGGTGCTGTGGAGGATATGTTGGGATAACAAGCACACCCAAGAGGGCTGGGTGGAATAAAGGGCGCTATATGGTGTGGAGAAGGCGAGGGTTTTAGTGGGGAGGCGATTCACAAGATATGTCGCAGTGTGAAGGGCCTCAACCCAATAGGCCAGAGGGAGACTCGCCTGAAACAAAAGGG
Coding sequences within:
- the LOC136454968 gene encoding uncharacterized mitochondrial protein AtMg00810-like, with translation MSLGFVETKSDTSLFIYRRGTNTACLLLYVDDIVLTASSAGFLQHIIAALQREFAMTDTGQLHHFLGISVTRYANGLFLSQRQYTQDILECAGMSACKPCSTPVDLHSKLSADGPPVADSTQYRSLAGALQYLTFTRPDIAFAVQQICLYMHDPREPHLAALKRILRYLRGTASLGLTVRRSSPTELVVYTDADWAGWLDTRRSTSGYAVFLRDNLVSWSSKRQHTVSRSSAEAEYRAVANGIAEATWLRQLLHELHHPPRRATLVYCDNTSAVYLSSNPVQHQRTKHVEIDLHFVRERVALIHVWVLHVPTTSQHADVFTKGLPTSLFQEFRSSLNVRCAPDQTAGEC
- the LOC136454969 gene encoding uncharacterized protein, whose translation is MASSALDFLTDDHDLTTSVPGARFVHAGPSITSTTHAVHGALPVHESAAAPEAAPVSLSPRPWSPGSGTAAPVQPGHAVASSAPSTSSPVPTGAAAPVHPTQVAASDTTPTAPPSAIGPAAPDARAQVVASGTGRTAAIRPIAIPSVINAHSMHTRGKAGIAQPVDRLNLHVVPMSPLPRSIRDALSDPN